The Carnobacterium divergens genome includes a window with the following:
- a CDS encoding 2-isopropylmalate synthase, translating into MTEIQFFDTTLRDGEQTPGVHFDQNEKVQIAKQLEKWGVNVIEAGFPIASKGDFESVQAIARALKKATVCGLARCVKEDIDCAYEALKEAFSSQIHIFLATSDIHLKYKLKMTQTEVLERIQEHVRYAKERFDVVQFSPEDATRTEWGFLVQAVQTAIDAGATVINIPDTVGYTNPTEFGALFRHLKEQIPQFDDVIFSTHCHDDLGMSVANALAAIENGARRVEGTVNGIGERAGNTSLEEVAVALHIRKDYYQADSPIVLNETKRTSELVSRLSGMMVPKNKAVVGGNAYAHESGIHQDGVLKNPDTYEIITPSLVGVEKNSLPLGKLSGRHAFLTRLAELGYHLETAEEKEVFQRFKQLADMKKNITKEDLHALVLSQEVEKSAKYELTHLQLQYVTGGVQGAVLTIVTDEKVILEDAATGSGSIEAIYNTISRLLGQEVELTDYRIQSITNGKDAQAEVHVAVKAQNGELYHGIGIDFDVLNASAKAYLQACSKVKEQTEKRGIN; encoded by the coding sequence ATGACAGAGATTCAATTTTTTGATACGACTTTGCGAGATGGCGAACAAACGCCAGGTGTTCATTTTGACCAAAACGAAAAAGTTCAAATTGCAAAACAACTTGAAAAATGGGGCGTAAATGTGATTGAAGCAGGATTCCCAATTGCGTCAAAGGGTGATTTTGAATCCGTACAAGCAATTGCTAGAGCTTTAAAAAAAGCGACTGTTTGTGGACTAGCTCGTTGCGTCAAGGAAGATATTGATTGTGCCTACGAAGCTCTTAAAGAAGCTTTTTCTTCACAAATACATATCTTTTTAGCTACCAGTGACATTCATTTAAAATATAAGTTGAAAATGACTCAAACAGAAGTTTTAGAAAGGATTCAAGAGCACGTTCGCTACGCAAAAGAACGTTTTGACGTTGTACAGTTTTCTCCAGAAGACGCCACTCGAACGGAATGGGGCTTTTTAGTCCAAGCAGTTCAAACGGCGATTGATGCTGGGGCAACGGTTATTAATATTCCTGATACGGTAGGTTATACCAATCCGACTGAATTTGGCGCTCTTTTTCGTCATTTAAAAGAGCAGATTCCTCAATTCGATGACGTGATTTTTTCAACCCACTGTCACGACGATTTAGGAATGTCTGTTGCCAATGCGCTCGCCGCAATTGAAAATGGTGCAAGGCGTGTCGAGGGAACTGTCAATGGAATTGGAGAACGTGCAGGCAATACCTCTTTAGAAGAAGTCGCTGTAGCATTGCATATTCGAAAGGACTACTATCAAGCTGACTCGCCGATTGTTTTAAATGAAACCAAACGAACCAGTGAGTTGGTTAGCCGTTTATCCGGCATGATGGTACCTAAAAATAAAGCTGTGGTTGGAGGGAATGCCTATGCTCATGAGTCAGGAATTCATCAAGATGGCGTTTTGAAAAATCCTGACACCTATGAAATTATCACACCTTCTTTAGTAGGCGTAGAAAAGAATAGCTTGCCACTTGGAAAACTATCCGGCCGACATGCATTCTTAACGCGTTTGGCAGAACTTGGTTATCACTTAGAAACAGCCGAAGAAAAAGAAGTTTTTCAGCGTTTTAAACAATTAGCTGACATGAAAAAGAACATTACCAAAGAGGATCTTCACGCTCTTGTGCTGAGTCAAGAAGTAGAAAAATCAGCTAAATATGAACTGACTCATTTGCAGTTGCAGTACGTTACTGGTGGCGTTCAAGGAGCCGTTTTAACCATTGTAACTGATGAAAAGGTCATCTTAGAAGATGCGGCTACAGGATCTGGGAGTATTGAGGCTATCTATAATACGATTAGCCGTTTATTGGGTCAAGAAGTGGAATTGACAGACTATCGAATTCAATCAATTACTAATGGAAAAGATGCGCAGGCAGAAGTGCACGTTGCAGTCAAAGCACAAAATGGAGAGCTGTATCACGGAATAGGCATTGATTTCGATGTGTTGAATGCATCCGCAAAAGCGTATCTACAAGCATGTAGCAAAGTAAAAGAGCAAACTGAAAAAAGGGGGATAAATTAG
- a CDS encoding murein hydrolase activator EnvC family protein, translating into MNKKMTQLAVLTVLLASPVVSTIAVHAETIDTKIEEQDKKIDTLKSQTKLTQDDLVKIEDTVSKNEDKSKQILTDIQNTQNDVDRLAKENMKLTKKIEQRNDQLKEQARSVQVNGASENYIEFVISAESLSDVIGRIDVVSQVVSANRNMVKQQAEDKAKVAAQEKEESKKVNEQKTLAQELSETQSKLQQQKLEKETIVAQLAADTSTAEGDKQTFLAQKVAAEKQAEDFRIAKLAADKQAQENAAAQKAAAEEAAKANVKTPAVAAPANTTTNNNNQGSSSTPVGGGAYGMPVSSPVSSSYGPRSGYDQNGFHKGIDFASPVGTPVHASLDGVVVIAQQDGMPVSGYGIATVIKHDNGTWTLYAHQSSQSVRVGDRVTKGQVIGATGATGQVDGPHLHFEIRTAQNGGMGNVVNPAPLLGL; encoded by the coding sequence GTGAATAAAAAAATGACCCAATTAGCCGTTTTAACAGTGCTATTAGCTAGCCCAGTTGTTTCAACTATTGCAGTTCATGCAGAAACAATTGACACAAAAATTGAAGAACAAGATAAAAAAATTGATACATTAAAAAGTCAAACAAAATTAACTCAAGATGATTTAGTGAAAATAGAAGATACTGTATCAAAAAATGAAGATAAATCAAAACAAATTTTAACAGATATCCAAAATACACAAAATGATGTGGATCGTTTAGCCAAAGAAAATATGAAGCTCACTAAAAAAATTGAGCAACGTAACGACCAATTAAAAGAGCAAGCCCGCTCTGTCCAAGTCAATGGGGCATCTGAAAATTACATTGAATTTGTGATTTCAGCCGAGTCTTTATCGGATGTTATTGGACGAATTGATGTCGTAAGCCAAGTCGTTTCAGCGAATCGCAACATGGTAAAACAACAAGCTGAAGACAAAGCTAAAGTTGCTGCTCAAGAAAAAGAAGAGTCAAAAAAAGTGAATGAGCAAAAAACATTAGCGCAAGAATTATCAGAAACACAAAGCAAGTTGCAACAACAAAAATTAGAAAAAGAAACCATCGTAGCTCAATTAGCAGCGGATACATCAACTGCCGAAGGGGATAAACAAACCTTCTTAGCTCAAAAAGTTGCAGCTGAAAAACAAGCCGAGGACTTTAGAATTGCTAAATTAGCAGCCGACAAACAAGCGCAAGAAAATGCCGCAGCTCAAAAAGCTGCTGCTGAAGAAGCTGCAAAAGCAAATGTTAAAACACCGGCTGTAGCAGCACCAGCAAATACAACTACGAATAACAACAACCAAGGCTCATCTTCAACGCCTGTTGGTGGCGGAGCATATGGAATGCCTGTTAGTAGCCCAGTGTCATCGTCTTATGGACCTCGTTCTGGTTACGACCAAAACGGTTTCCATAAAGGAATTGATTTTGCTAGCCCAGTTGGAACGCCAGTCCACGCCTCATTAGATGGAGTGGTTGTCATTGCACAACAAGACGGAATGCCTGTATCAGGTTATGGTATCGCAACAGTTATCAAACATGACAACGGGACATGGACGCTGTATGCTCACCAATCTTCTCAATCAGTTCGTGTAGGCGATCGTGTCACAAAAGGACAAGTTATTGGTGCAACTGGCGCAACGGGACAAGTTGATGGACCACATTTACATTTTGAAATCCGCACAGCACAAAACGGTGGAATGGGAAATGTTGTCAATCCAGCACCTTTATTAGGACTATAA
- the leuB gene encoding 3-isopropylmalate dehydrogenase, whose protein sequence is MAYQITALSGDGIGPELMASGLQVLNQIGERFEHRFTIQEKPFGGIAIEEQGNPLPAETATACQQADAILLGAIGGEQWQNSENTPEMGLLRLRKDLRLFANLRPITVPNSIAHLSPLKEEIVTGSDFVVVRELTGGLYFGEPKELREFDAVDTLHYTKKEIDRIVRYAFELAMTRRKKITSVDKANVLATSKLWRQTVEEIRTDFPEVTVEHLYVDAASMLLIQRPTEFDVLVTENLFGDILSDEASVLTGSLGMLPSASHSVSGPSLYEPIHGSAPDIAGKNCANPMSMILSVALMLRQSFGLHEEANAIELAADQIMRNGYLTADLGGSTTTTDFTKELCKKIREGGSD, encoded by the coding sequence GTGGCATACCAAATTACAGCTTTGTCAGGAGACGGTATTGGTCCTGAGCTTATGGCGAGTGGCTTGCAAGTATTAAACCAAATAGGCGAACGATTTGAGCACCGTTTTACAATTCAAGAAAAACCCTTTGGAGGGATTGCCATTGAAGAACAAGGAAATCCGTTGCCAGCAGAAACGGCAACCGCTTGTCAGCAAGCAGATGCGATTTTATTAGGAGCAATTGGTGGCGAACAATGGCAAAATTCAGAAAATACGCCAGAAATGGGTCTGTTGCGATTACGAAAAGACCTGCGCTTATTTGCAAATTTACGCCCGATCACAGTTCCTAACAGCATTGCTCATTTATCGCCGTTAAAAGAAGAAATAGTGACAGGAAGCGACTTTGTGGTAGTTCGTGAATTAACTGGGGGCTTGTATTTTGGAGAGCCAAAGGAGCTTCGGGAATTTGATGCAGTGGATACGCTTCACTATACAAAAAAAGAGATTGATCGAATTGTCCGCTACGCTTTTGAACTGGCGATGACAAGACGGAAAAAAATCACTTCGGTAGATAAGGCAAACGTACTAGCCACCAGTAAATTATGGCGTCAGACGGTGGAGGAAATAAGAACTGATTTTCCAGAAGTAACGGTGGAGCATTTATATGTTGATGCTGCCTCCATGCTGTTAATTCAACGCCCTACAGAATTTGATGTGTTGGTAACGGAAAACTTATTTGGAGATATTTTAAGTGACGAAGCCTCGGTTTTAACAGGATCGTTAGGTATGTTGCCTTCAGCGAGCCATAGTGTATCAGGCCCTTCTTTGTACGAGCCAATCCACGGGTCAGCCCCAGATATTGCAGGAAAGAATTGTGCCAATCCCATGTCGATGATTTTATCTGTCGCCTTAATGTTGCGACAAAGCTTTGGGTTACATGAGGAAGCAAATGCAATTGAACTAGCAGCGGACCAAATTATGCGGAACGGTTATCTAACAGCTGATTTAGGGGGAAGTACGACAACGACTGACTTTACAAAAGAGTTGTGTAAAAAAATTCGTGAAGGAGGGAGCGACTAA
- the leuD gene encoding 3-isopropylmalate dehydratase small subunit yields MEPINRHFGTTVALMNDNIDTDQIIPKSFLKRIEKTGFGEFLFDEWRYLPDRMLNEDFSLNDPDRQTATILITGENFGCGSSREHAAWALLDYRFRVIIAGGYSDIFYMNCTKNGILPIELPKKARQALATLKGHQKIEINLQQQLVKSPVGEYSFTIDPVWKHKLIHGLDDIAVTLGSHQKALADYEEKVDFNYQ; encoded by the coding sequence ATGGAGCCAATTAACAGACATTTTGGCACAACGGTTGCTTTAATGAATGATAACATTGATACCGATCAAATTATTCCCAAATCATTTTTAAAGCGAATTGAAAAAACAGGTTTTGGAGAATTTTTATTTGATGAGTGGCGCTATTTGCCTGACAGAATGCTAAATGAAGATTTTTCATTAAATGACCCAGATAGACAAACTGCAACGATTTTAATTACGGGAGAAAACTTTGGATGTGGATCTTCTCGAGAACATGCCGCATGGGCATTGTTAGATTACCGTTTTCGCGTCATTATTGCGGGAGGTTATAGTGATATTTTTTATATGAATTGTACAAAAAATGGCATCTTACCAATTGAACTGCCTAAAAAAGCAAGGCAAGCATTAGCTACATTAAAGGGGCATCAAAAAATTGAAATTAATTTACAACAACAACTAGTGAAGAGTCCAGTTGGAGAGTACTCCTTTACGATTGACCCCGTTTGGAAACACAAACTGATTCATGGCTTAGACGATATTGCAGTGACTCTAGGAAGCCATCAAAAAGCCTTAGCTGATTATGAAGAAAAAGTGGACTTTAATTATCAATAG
- the ilvA gene encoding threonine ammonia-lyase IlvA, which produces MENYVTKTEIEKAYQVLKPIVKQTPLEKDLYLSKKYNCNVYLKREDLQWVRSFKLRGAYYAISQLSKEQMKQGVTCASAGNHAQGVAYTCATLAIPATIFMPTTTPAQKISQVEFFGGEMVKVVLTGDTFDESALAASAFSKEKGSVFIHPFDDPAIIAGQGTVGVEINSDLDKAGIKADYLLAAVGGGGLISGLLSYFKETSPTTKVIGVEPSGAASMELSLAQGSVATLSEIDKFVDGAAVGKVGQLNYQHCKKWIYKMISVEEGAVCSTILDLYTKQAIVAEPAGALSVAALEVMKGELVGKTVVCVISGGNNDINRMQEIEERSLLFEGLKHYFLVNFPQRPGALKEFVNVVLGPNDDITKFEYTKKVNRGSGPVIIGILLKEKSDAVELEERVRNFDSSYLSINKNPMLYTLLV; this is translated from the coding sequence GTGGAGAACTATGTTACGAAAACAGAAATTGAAAAAGCGTATCAAGTTTTAAAGCCAATTGTAAAGCAGACACCGTTAGAAAAAGATCTGTATCTTTCAAAAAAATACAATTGTAATGTTTACTTAAAAAGAGAAGACTTGCAATGGGTCCGTTCGTTTAAATTACGAGGTGCTTATTATGCTATCTCTCAGCTCTCAAAAGAACAAATGAAACAAGGTGTAACCTGTGCGAGTGCTGGAAATCATGCACAAGGAGTCGCTTATACTTGTGCTACCTTAGCAATACCAGCAACTATTTTTATGCCTACAACAACTCCAGCTCAGAAAATTTCCCAAGTAGAATTTTTTGGCGGAGAAATGGTAAAAGTTGTGTTAACAGGAGATACATTCGATGAATCAGCCCTTGCAGCGAGCGCTTTTTCAAAAGAAAAAGGGTCTGTATTTATTCATCCATTTGATGATCCAGCGATTATAGCAGGTCAAGGAACAGTGGGGGTGGAAATCAATTCAGATTTAGATAAAGCTGGAATCAAAGCCGATTATTTATTGGCTGCAGTTGGTGGAGGAGGTCTTATTTCAGGTTTGCTCAGTTATTTTAAAGAGACAAGCCCTACGACTAAAGTCATTGGAGTTGAACCTTCTGGAGCTGCTTCGATGGAGCTATCATTAGCTCAAGGGAGTGTGGCGACTTTATCAGAAATCGATAAGTTTGTAGATGGCGCAGCAGTTGGAAAAGTAGGGCAGTTAAATTACCAACATTGTAAAAAATGGATTTATAAAATGATAAGCGTTGAAGAAGGTGCAGTCTGTTCAACGATTTTAGATTTATATACAAAGCAAGCGATTGTTGCGGAGCCAGCAGGAGCGTTATCGGTTGCAGCATTAGAAGTGATGAAGGGAGAACTAGTTGGTAAAACAGTAGTTTGTGTGATTAGTGGAGGCAATAATGACATTAATCGAATGCAAGAGATTGAAGAGCGGTCATTGTTATTTGAAGGATTAAAACATTACTTTTTAGTGAATTTCCCACAAAGACCAGGTGCCTTGAAAGAATTTGTAAACGTCGTACTAGGACCAAATGATGATATTACAAAATTTGAATACACGAAAAAAGTAAATCGAGGAAGTGGTCCTGTTATCATCGGAATTCTCTTAAAAGAGAAGAGTGACGCTGTTGAACTTGAGGAACGCGTTAGGAATTTTGATTCATCTTATCTTTCAATTAATAAAAATCCCATGCTATATACGTTATTGGTATAG
- the leuC gene encoding 3-isopropylmalate dehydratase large subunit, with product MGKTLFDKLWDRHVIYGEIGEPQLLYVDLHLIHEVTSPQGFEGLRLANRGVRRPDKTYGTLDHNVPTEDIYHIQDLVAKKQIEALQNNCREFGITLADNGSENQGIVHMVGPETGLTQPGKVIVCGDSHTATHGAFGAIGFGIGSSEVEHVLATQAIWQQKPKSMGIEITGKLAKGVYAKDIILHLIATYGVAFGTGYAVEYFGETVRGMTMEERMTICNMAIEGGAKMGMMAPDQTTFDYLEGRSYAPKNFAKAVSDWQTLTTDADAHFDTLLQLDVSELAPYVTWGTNPEMGVPFGTAFPASESMNHERAYDYMGLKPGQKAEDIPLGYVFIGSCTNGRLSDLKEAAKLVDGKTVKAEIRALVVPGSRQVKRAAEKIGLDQIFKKAGFEWREPGCSMCLGMNPDQVPAGVHCASTSNRNFEGRQGKGARTHLVSPAMAAAAAIHGHFIDIRQEV from the coding sequence ATGGGGAAAACTTTATTTGATAAGCTATGGGATCGACATGTGATTTACGGAGAAATCGGTGAGCCGCAACTATTGTATGTTGATTTGCATTTAATTCATGAAGTCACGTCTCCTCAAGGATTTGAAGGTCTTCGTTTGGCCAATCGAGGAGTTAGAAGACCAGATAAAACCTATGGGACATTGGATCACAATGTTCCCACTGAGGATATTTATCATATCCAAGATTTAGTTGCTAAGAAACAAATTGAAGCCCTCCAAAATAATTGTCGAGAATTTGGCATCACGTTGGCTGATAACGGCAGTGAAAATCAAGGGATTGTGCATATGGTTGGACCAGAAACGGGTCTGACACAGCCAGGAAAGGTAATCGTGTGTGGTGATTCTCATACAGCAACTCATGGAGCCTTTGGTGCTATCGGTTTTGGCATTGGAAGTAGTGAAGTGGAACATGTGTTAGCTACGCAAGCAATTTGGCAGCAAAAACCTAAATCAATGGGCATTGAAATTACGGGGAAATTGGCTAAAGGCGTCTATGCAAAGGATATCATTCTTCATTTAATCGCAACATACGGGGTTGCTTTTGGAACGGGGTATGCAGTAGAGTACTTTGGCGAAACGGTTCGTGGAATGACCATGGAAGAACGCATGACGATTTGCAATATGGCCATTGAAGGTGGCGCAAAAATGGGGATGATGGCGCCAGATCAAACCACATTTGATTATCTTGAAGGTCGAAGCTACGCACCCAAAAACTTTGCTAAAGCTGTGTCAGATTGGCAAACGTTAACGACGGATGCCGATGCACACTTTGACACATTACTGCAGCTAGATGTGAGTGAATTAGCACCCTACGTGACATGGGGAACGAATCCAGAAATGGGTGTGCCCTTTGGAACGGCTTTTCCTGCAAGTGAATCCATGAATCATGAACGAGCGTACGATTACATGGGGTTAAAACCAGGACAAAAGGCAGAAGACATCCCTTTAGGTTACGTGTTTATAGGGTCGTGTACAAATGGAAGGCTATCAGACTTAAAAGAAGCCGCAAAACTAGTGGATGGAAAAACGGTGAAAGCGGAGATACGAGCCTTGGTTGTACCGGGATCGAGACAAGTAAAAAGAGCAGCTGAAAAAATAGGGTTGGATCAAATTTTTAAAAAAGCTGGCTTTGAATGGCGTGAGCCAGGATGTTCCATGTGTTTAGGAATGAATCCAGATCAAGTTCCTGCTGGGGTACATTGTGCATCAACTTCGAATCGGAATTTTGAAGGGCGGCAAGGAAAAGGCGCTCGGACACACTTGGTGAGTCCCGCTATGGCAGCTGCAGCTGCTATTCACGGACATTTTATTGATATAAGACAGGAGGTGTGA
- the aroF gene encoding 3-deoxy-7-phosphoheptulonate synthase, translating to MIITMKAEATQEEIQAVIKKVEEAGLAIQLNEGLEKLVISVIGETMKEQEALFGNCEGVENAEKMSSTYKLTSREFHPSSTVIDVDGIKIGDGHFVTMAGPCSVESREQIIETAKIAKAGGAQFLRGGAFKPRTSPYAFQGLEEEGLKYMREAADLTGLKVITEVMDIENLPLVAKYADMLQIGARNMQNFQLLRAVGKTGMPIALKRGISGTIDEWIHAAEYIANEGNFNILFVERGIRSYETYTRNTFDLSAVPAIKKLSHFPIMVDPSHGTGRWEMIEPMSLAGIAAGADALIVEIHPDPANALSDGPQSLTPENYKKMMKKVTKLTAFMKEIDE from the coding sequence ATGATTATTACAATGAAAGCAGAAGCAACACAAGAAGAGATTCAAGCGGTGATTAAAAAAGTTGAAGAAGCAGGTTTAGCAATTCAACTGAATGAAGGGTTAGAAAAACTTGTTATCAGCGTGATTGGCGAAACAATGAAAGAGCAAGAAGCGCTATTTGGAAACTGTGAGGGTGTTGAAAATGCAGAGAAAATGTCATCCACTTACAAATTAACAAGCCGTGAATTCCACCCGAGCTCAACCGTCATTGATGTGGATGGTATTAAAATTGGCGATGGTCATTTTGTGACAATGGCAGGTCCTTGTTCGGTAGAATCGAGAGAGCAAATTATCGAAACAGCAAAAATTGCTAAAGCAGGAGGCGCTCAATTTTTACGTGGAGGTGCTTTTAAACCAAGAACATCGCCATATGCCTTCCAAGGGCTAGAAGAAGAAGGCTTGAAATACATGCGTGAAGCCGCAGATTTAACTGGATTAAAAGTAATTACCGAAGTAATGGATATTGAAAATTTACCATTAGTAGCAAAATACGCAGATATGCTTCAAATTGGTGCCCGAAATATGCAAAATTTCCAATTGTTACGTGCTGTAGGAAAAACGGGAATGCCTATCGCGCTAAAACGTGGCATTTCAGGTACGATAGATGAGTGGATTCATGCGGCTGAATACATTGCCAATGAAGGAAACTTTAATATTCTGTTTGTTGAACGTGGCATTCGTTCATACGAAACTTACACTCGAAATACCTTCGACTTAAGTGCAGTGCCAGCGATTAAAAAATTAAGTCATTTTCCAATTATGGTAGATCCAAGTCACGGAACAGGTCGCTGGGAAATGATAGAGCCAATGTCATTAGCTGGAATAGCTGCTGGAGCCGATGCGTTGATTGTGGAAATTCATCCAGATCCAGCCAACGCATTATCTGATGGGCCACAGTCGCTAACTCCTGAAAATTACAAAAAAATGATGAAAAAAGTAACAAAATTAACAGCGTTCATGAAAGAAATCGACGAATAG
- the ilvC gene encoding ketol-acid reductoisomerase: protein MAKVYYEESVATDALADKKIAVIGYGSQGHAHAQNLRETGHEVVIGIREGDSADKARADGFEVLSVAEATKQSDVVMILLPDENQGSVYEAEIKPNLKAGDALVFAHGFNIHFDVIEPLSDVDVFLVAPKGPGHLVRRTFVEGAAVPALFAVYQDATGNARDLALSYAKGIGATRAGVLETTFKEETETDLFGEQAVLCGGVTRLIQAGFETLVEAGYQPEVAYFEVLHEMKLIVDLMYEGGMGKMRHSISNTAEYGDYVSGPRVVTEDAKTAMGEVLADIQNGTFAKAFTADNANGFPEFKAMREKQKGHQIEAVGATLREMMPFVNPKN from the coding sequence ATGGCAAAAGTATATTACGAAGAATCAGTAGCAACAGATGCATTAGCAGATAAAAAAATTGCGGTGATTGGATACGGTTCGCAAGGCCATGCCCATGCTCAAAATTTACGAGAGACGGGTCATGAAGTTGTGATTGGCATTCGCGAAGGGGATTCCGCAGATAAAGCGAGAGCAGATGGATTTGAGGTGCTTTCAGTTGCCGAAGCAACGAAGCAAAGTGACGTAGTGATGATCTTATTACCAGATGAAAATCAAGGAAGTGTTTATGAAGCTGAAATCAAACCGAATTTAAAAGCAGGTGATGCGTTAGTCTTTGCTCATGGTTTTAATATTCATTTTGATGTCATTGAACCTTTATCGGATGTAGATGTTTTCTTAGTAGCACCAAAAGGTCCAGGACATTTAGTACGTCGAACTTTTGTAGAAGGAGCAGCTGTTCCAGCATTGTTTGCGGTTTATCAAGACGCCACCGGAAATGCACGTGACTTAGCATTGTCCTATGCAAAAGGAATTGGGGCAACAAGAGCAGGTGTTTTAGAAACCACCTTTAAGGAAGAAACTGAAACGGATTTATTTGGTGAACAAGCCGTTCTTTGTGGCGGAGTGACGCGTTTAATTCAAGCGGGTTTTGAAACACTAGTGGAGGCAGGTTATCAACCAGAAGTAGCTTATTTTGAAGTGTTACATGAGATGAAATTAATTGTTGATTTGATGTATGAAGGTGGAATGGGCAAGATGCGCCATTCGATTTCCAATACGGCTGAATACGGGGATTATGTGTCAGGCCCGCGTGTAGTGACGGAGGATGCGAAAACAGCAATGGGAGAGGTATTGGCAGATATTCAAAATGGAACCTTTGCAAAAGCCTTTACAGCAGATAACGCCAATGGATTTCCTGAATTTAAAGCGATGCGAGAAAAACAAAAAGGACATCAGATTGAAGCAGTAGGTGCAACCTTACGTGAAATGATGCCTTTTGTAAACCCAAAAAATTAA
- the ilvN gene encoding acetolactate synthase small subunit, producing MRRLITATVKDMTGVMNRFTGVFARRQYNVLSIAVGKTIEAGISRITIVAAIPTEEDARQVVQQLKKQIDVLKVKDITDCSHVERELVLLKVTAPLNKRAEINALMEPFRGTVIDVGTENIVIQLAGTSEKIEAFIELITPYGIEQIARTGVAGFTRSSKNNQEL from the coding sequence ATGCGACGATTGATTACAGCCACAGTTAAAGATATGACCGGAGTGATGAATCGCTTTACAGGTGTCTTTGCTAGAAGGCAATACAATGTATTAAGCATCGCTGTTGGAAAAACGATTGAAGCAGGTATTTCAAGAATCACCATTGTCGCAGCGATTCCAACGGAGGAAGATGCTAGACAAGTGGTTCAACAACTTAAGAAACAAATTGATGTTTTAAAGGTCAAAGATATTACGGATTGTTCTCATGTTGAGCGGGAATTGGTTTTATTGAAAGTGACCGCTCCACTCAACAAACGAGCTGAAATCAACGCATTGATGGAACCCTTCCGTGGAACCGTGATTGATGTTGGAACAGAAAACATCGTCATTCAATTAGCAGGAACAAGTGAAAAAATAGAAGCTTTCATTGAACTGATTACTCCCTACGGCATTGAACAAATTGCACGAACAGGAGTGGCCGGCTTTACGCGAAGCTCTAAAAACAATCAGGAATTATAG
- a CDS encoding shikimate dehydrogenase, with translation MAERITGKTELIGLFATPICHSISPQMHNEAFQRLQLDYAYLAFEVGQEQLPSAIQSIKTLGMRGANLSMPNKQLACHYMDYLSPAAKLAGAINTIVNDKGVLTGHITDGTGFMSGLLQEGIQIIGKKMTLLGAGGAATAICIQAALDGVSSIAIFDRYPEKYKEKIATIKNETNCTIQIYDLADSAKLHLEVKNSAILVNATNVGMKPLENETPIHDRSIFRKDLVVVDVIYTPRETIMLKQAREAGCQTLNGLGMLLWQGAAAFQLWTGKEMPVAEIKELLF, from the coding sequence ATGGCAGAAAGAATCACAGGAAAAACAGAACTAATTGGCTTATTTGCAACACCGATTTGTCATAGTATTTCTCCGCAAATGCATAATGAAGCTTTTCAACGTTTACAGTTGGATTATGCGTATCTAGCTTTTGAAGTTGGGCAAGAACAACTTCCATCCGCAATTCAATCTATCAAAACACTCGGAATGAGAGGCGCTAACTTATCAATGCCAAATAAGCAACTGGCATGTCACTATATGGATTATCTTTCCCCAGCAGCAAAACTGGCGGGAGCAATCAACACCATTGTCAATGACAAAGGTGTATTAACAGGACATATAACCGATGGAACAGGTTTTATGAGCGGGTTGCTACAAGAAGGAATTCAAATTATAGGGAAAAAAATGACTTTACTGGGAGCGGGAGGCGCGGCAACTGCTATCTGCATTCAAGCAGCGTTAGACGGCGTGTCATCAATTGCAATCTTTGACCGTTATCCAGAAAAATATAAAGAAAAAATTGCGACTATCAAAAACGAAACGAATTGTACTATTCAGATTTATGACTTAGCAGATTCAGCTAAATTACACCTTGAAGTGAAAAACAGTGCAATTTTGGTCAATGCTACAAACGTAGGCATGAAGCCATTAGAAAATGAAACCCCCATTCATGATAGAAGTATATTTAGAAAAGATTTAGTGGTGGTAGATGTTATTTATACTCCAAGAGAAACCATAATGCTTAAGCAAGCAAGAGAGGCAGGTTGCCAAACGTTAAACGGGTTAGGGATGTTACTTTGGCAAGGAGCTGCAGCATTTCAATTATGGACAGGAAAAGAAATGCCGGTTGCTGAAATCAAAGAGTTATTATTTTAA